Proteins encoded within one genomic window of bacterium:
- a CDS encoding Crp/Fnr family transcriptional regulator, whose translation MNIPPFLKQTVLFGDLEPAELEAIAAITRKRNVPKGSIVFYVEDPGNACYIVVDGKVKIVVNSGDGREHILGIVGPAELFGEMSLLDGQPRSATAIAVEETSVLTIQREEFSKILRDLPNIPLKLLTVLSRRLRSTDAHVESLAFLSAPGRVARLLIELAREDGTVSPEGKPTFSTRMTRQEMANLTGTSRETFTRVLMDYQDRGLVSIDRNQFTLMNEGKLKELVV comes from the coding sequence TTGAACATTCCCCCCTTCCTGAAGCAGACCGTGCTGTTCGGTGACCTGGAGCCCGCCGAGCTCGAGGCCATCGCCGCGATCACGCGCAAGCGCAACGTCCCCAAGGGCTCTATCGTCTTCTACGTGGAGGACCCCGGTAACGCTTGCTACATCGTCGTTGACGGCAAGGTCAAGATCGTCGTCAACTCGGGCGACGGCCGCGAGCACATCCTGGGCATCGTCGGCCCTGCCGAGCTGTTCGGCGAGATGTCGCTCCTGGACGGCCAACCACGCTCGGCCACGGCGATCGCCGTCGAGGAGACCTCGGTCCTCACCATCCAGCGCGAGGAGTTCAGCAAGATCCTGCGCGACCTGCCGAACATCCCGCTCAAGCTCCTGACGGTGCTCTCGCGCCGCCTGCGCTCGACCGACGCCCACGTGGAGAGCCTCGCCTTCCTGTCGGCGCCGGGCCGCGTCGCCCGGCTCTTGATCGAGCTGGCCCGCGAGGACGGCACCGTCTCGCCCGAGGGCAAGCCGACCTTCTCCACCCGCATGACGCGCCAGGAGATGGCGAACCTGACCGGCACCAGCCGCGAGACCTTCACCCGCGTCCTGATGGACTACCAGGACCGGGGCCTGGTCTCCATCGACCGCAACCAGTTCACGCTCATGAACGAGGGCAAGCTCAAAGAGCTGGTGGTGTGA
- a CDS encoding J domain-containing protein — protein sequence MATRDYYEVLGVPANATDDAIKKAYRKLARQYHPDRVQGAGKDAAEARFKEISAAYDTLGDAEKRKTYDQMRQFGPGFQPGGSQGPFGRSSRRGSSPFGGHGGGFGGGFSGGGFEDILDAMFGGGGTTRQTPSEPVEVPVHVTLEEALAGTSREVMNPRTGKQLRVKLPAGVATGSKVRAGDVMVEVTVKPHSLFERTGDDLRLDLPVTFWEAIDGAEIEVPTLDGAIKMKIPPRTQSGRTFRIKGKGMPHLKGEGRGDLFVKVQLHLPPEIDEQALALWRRLGTMAPYNPRAHMRRGG from the coding sequence ATGGCGACGCGCGATTACTACGAGGTCCTGGGCGTCCCCGCGAACGCCACAGACGACGCGATCAAAAAAGCCTACCGTAAGCTCGCCCGACAGTACCACCCCGACCGGGTGCAGGGCGCCGGCAAAGACGCCGCAGAGGCCCGCTTCAAAGAGATCAGCGCGGCCTACGACACGCTGGGCGACGCCGAGAAGCGCAAGACCTACGACCAGATGCGACAATTCGGCCCCGGCTTCCAGCCCGGCGGCTCTCAAGGCCCCTTCGGCCGCTCCTCGCGCCGCGGCTCCTCGCCCTTCGGGGGACACGGTGGTGGCTTCGGCGGCGGTTTTTCGGGCGGCGGCTTCGAGGACATCCTCGACGCCATGTTCGGCGGCGGAGGCACCACGCGCCAGACCCCGAGCGAACCCGTCGAGGTGCCGGTCCACGTCACCCTCGAAGAGGCCCTCGCCGGCACCAGCCGCGAGGTCATGAACCCGCGCACCGGCAAGCAGCTTCGCGTCAAGCTTCCCGCGGGCGTCGCCACCGGCTCCAAGGTACGCGCCGGCGACGTGATGGTCGAAGTGACGGTCAAGCCTCACTCCCTGTTCGAGCGCACGGGCGACGACCTGCGGCTCGATTTGCCCGTGACCTTCTGGGAAGCCATCGACGGCGCCGAGATCGAGGTCCCTACCCTCGACGGGGCCATCAAGATGAAGATCCCGCCCCGCACCCAGAGCGGCCGCACCTTCCGCATCAAGGGCAAGGGCATGCCGCACCTCAAGGGCGAAGGGCGGGGCGATCTCTTCGTGAAGGTCCAACTCCACCTACCCCCTGAGATCGACGAGCAGGCGCTCGCCCTCTGGCGACGCCTCGGCACCATGGCCCCCTACAACCCGCGCGCCCACATGCGGCGAGGAGGATAA
- a CDS encoding trypsin-like peptidase domain-containing protein produces the protein MPKRLFAATVLLATLSLGANAAPAARAAAAFGPDTIADLAEKAAPAVVNIDTVRRQKNPMAQVDPFFHRFFGTDLSRLPQYFEQKGVGSGFVIDASGLVLTNHHVTQGASTIKVTLSDGRSFDGKVIGKDPGSDLALVKIEAKGLSVLKLADAPRVRVGEWVVAIGSPLGLSTTVTAGIVSALNRDVAINDRVSFIQTDAPINPGNSGGPLLNLEGRVIGVNTAIAAKAQGIGFAIPVETVKFVVSELREKGKVERPWLGVAIAELTPERAAQLFRKTDPGVLVRDVAEGSPAATAGILEGDVIVSVDGKPVSEPSHVTHMVANHRVGDKIKLLVSREGQRKELVVTLKAVPAKVQEAAEKPADPEPDEER, from the coding sequence ATGCCGAAGCGACTTTTCGCCGCCACCGTCCTGCTGGCAACCCTCTCGCTCGGCGCGAACGCCGCGCCGGCTGCCCGCGCGGCCGCGGCCTTCGGGCCCGACACCATCGCGGATCTCGCCGAGAAGGCGGCCCCTGCGGTCGTCAACATCGACACCGTCCGGCGCCAGAAGAACCCCATGGCCCAGGTGGATCCCTTCTTCCATCGCTTCTTCGGCACCGATCTGAGCCGCCTGCCCCAGTACTTCGAGCAGAAGGGGGTGGGCTCGGGCTTCGTGATCGACGCTTCGGGCCTCGTCCTCACCAACCACCACGTGACCCAGGGGGCCTCGACCATCAAGGTGACCCTCAGCGACGGGCGCTCCTTCGACGGCAAGGTGATCGGCAAGGACCCGGGCTCGGATCTCGCCCTGGTCAAGATCGAGGCCAAGGGCCTGAGCGTGCTCAAGCTCGCCGACGCGCCGCGCGTCCGGGTGGGCGAGTGGGTGGTGGCCATCGGCAGTCCCCTGGGCCTCTCGACGACGGTCACCGCCGGGATCGTCAGCGCCCTCAACCGGGACGTGGCCATCAACGACCGGGTCAGCTTCATCCAGACCGACGCGCCGATCAACCCGGGCAATTCGGGCGGCCCCCTGCTCAACCTCGAAGGCAGGGTGATCGGCGTCAACACGGCGATCGCGGCCAAGGCCCAGGGCATCGGCTTCGCCATCCCGGTCGAGACGGTGAAGTTCGTGGTTTCCGAGCTGCGCGAGAAGGGCAAGGTGGAGCGCCCCTGGCTGGGCGTTGCGATCGCCGAATTGACCCCCGAGCGCGCCGCGCAGCTCTTCCGCAAGACCGATCCCGGGGTGCTGGTGCGCGACGTGGCCGAGGGCAGCCCCGCTGCCACGGCGGGCATCCTCGAAGGGGACGTGATCGTCTCGGTCGACGGCAAGCCCGTCAGCGAGCCGAGCCACGTGACCCACATGGTCGCCAACCACCGGGTCGGCGACAAGATCAAGCTGCTCGTCAGCCGAGAGGGCCAGCGCAAGGAGCTGGTCGTGACCCTGAAGGCCGTCCCCGCCAAGGTGCAGGAGGCCGCCGAGAAACCCGCCGATCCCGAGCCTGACGAGGAAAGATGA
- a CDS encoding DEAD/DEAH box helicase has translation MTQPTKPFIERFQEVVQQLPMYEPRPGQLQMAETIHQAFTEKRHAVIEAGTGSGKSFGYLIPLLEGQGPYVVSTGTIALQEQLLKKDIPFLQKATGNQFKVALAKGRGNYLCKQKFWEVDRRLPMNDALRAEFDQMSAYLQDHEWDGDVASLPWVPSQRLWEEVASDADDCLGAKCEFYEVSPQRQARVRQAHADLIIANHSLYFADLAAAGGILPSHEAVVFDEAHHLPASATRAFSASIGRYAIAKLLQKIRRRLGAIPDEISFSLVGHESRLFDWVFKSERLQYRLYPDAVFIEILDGILEDLRLLRSWLERDSSLGGGMLDPEIAKKAPLHRPRLINQLEGLMARWEFFGMQADATLAERVNWVELDRNRGYFELKSAPLDVSKDLHELLWSQRPTVCASATLGVGGDFSFFKQKVGIEEAFDLELPSPFDYQRQATLYVPRYLPEPNAPEFALHAREAIKDILRATQGRAFVLFTSYRAMNAAFNVLFETLPFPVKKQGELPRSQLIEWFKTTPGAVLFATSSFWEGVDVPGDALSCVIIDRLPFSVPDDPVVQAHVERLKLQGRDWFREYTLPEAIIRLKQGFGRLIRTATDRGLVAILDNRLYTKNYGHTILTALPDCPRVRDLDRFKLG, from the coding sequence ATGACCCAGCCGACCAAGCCCTTTATTGAACGCTTCCAGGAGGTCGTCCAGCAGCTGCCCATGTACGAGCCGCGGCCGGGGCAGCTCCAGATGGCCGAGACCATCCACCAGGCCTTCACCGAGAAGCGCCACGCCGTCATCGAGGCAGGCACCGGCAGCGGCAAGAGCTTTGGCTACCTGATCCCCCTGCTCGAGGGCCAGGGCCCCTACGTGGTCTCCACCGGCACCATCGCCCTTCAAGAGCAGCTGCTCAAGAAGGACATCCCCTTCCTCCAGAAGGCCACCGGCAACCAGTTCAAGGTCGCCCTCGCCAAGGGGCGGGGCAACTACCTCTGCAAGCAGAAGTTCTGGGAGGTGGACCGCCGCCTGCCCATGAACGACGCCTTGCGCGCCGAGTTCGACCAGATGTCGGCCTACCTCCAGGACCACGAGTGGGACGGGGACGTGGCGAGCTTGCCCTGGGTGCCGAGCCAGCGCCTCTGGGAGGAGGTCGCCTCCGACGCGGACGACTGCCTCGGGGCCAAGTGCGAGTTCTACGAAGTCTCGCCCCAGCGCCAGGCGCGGGTACGCCAGGCCCATGCGGACCTCATCATCGCGAACCACTCCCTCTACTTCGCGGACCTCGCGGCCGCCGGCGGGATCCTGCCGAGCCACGAGGCGGTGGTCTTCGACGAGGCCCACCACCTTCCCGCGTCGGCGACCCGCGCCTTCTCGGCGTCTATCGGACGCTATGCGATCGCGAAGCTCCTGCAGAAGATCCGGCGCCGGTTGGGGGCCATCCCCGACGAGATCTCCTTCTCGCTGGTCGGCCACGAGAGCCGGCTCTTCGACTGGGTCTTCAAGAGCGAACGCCTTCAGTACCGTCTCTATCCCGACGCGGTCTTCATCGAGATCCTGGACGGGATCCTCGAGGACCTGCGCCTGCTGCGCTCCTGGCTTGAGCGGGACTCGTCGCTCGGCGGCGGCATGCTGGATCCCGAGATCGCGAAGAAGGCTCCCCTGCACCGGCCGCGCCTGATCAACCAGCTCGAAGGGCTCATGGCCCGCTGGGAGTTCTTCGGCATGCAGGCGGACGCCACACTTGCCGAGCGGGTCAACTGGGTCGAGCTGGACCGCAACCGCGGCTACTTCGAGCTAAAGAGCGCGCCTCTGGACGTCTCGAAGGACCTGCACGAGCTGCTGTGGAGCCAGCGGCCGACGGTCTGTGCCTCGGCGACCCTCGGGGTCGGGGGCGACTTCAGCTTCTTCAAGCAGAAGGTGGGTATCGAGGAGGCCTTCGACCTGGAGCTGCCCAGCCCCTTCGATTACCAGCGCCAGGCCACCCTCTACGTGCCGCGCTACCTGCCCGAGCCCAACGCCCCTGAGTTCGCGCTTCACGCCCGCGAGGCCATCAAGGATATCCTGCGCGCGACCCAGGGACGGGCCTTCGTGCTGTTCACCAGCTACCGGGCCATGAACGCCGCCTTCAACGTCCTCTTCGAGACCCTGCCCTTCCCGGTCAAGAAGCAGGGCGAGCTGCCCCGCAGCCAGCTCATCGAATGGTTCAAGACCACCCCAGGGGCCGTCCTCTTCGCCACCAGCTCCTTCTGGGAAGGGGTGGACGTGCCGGGGGATGCCCTCTCGTGCGTCATCATCGATCGCCTGCCCTTCTCGGTGCCCGACGATCCGGTGGTGCAGGCCCACGTGGAGCGCCTCAAGCTGCAAGGCCGCGACTGGTTCCGCGAATACACCCTGCCCGAGGCGATCATCCGCCTCAAGCAGGGCTTCGGGCGCCTGATCCGGACCGCCACCGACCGTGGCCTGGTCGCCATCCTCGACAACCGTCTCTACACCAAGAACTACGGGCACACCATCCTGACGGCCCTGCCGGACTGCCCGCGGGTGCGCGACCTCGATCGTTTCAAGCTGGGGTAG
- a CDS encoding LysM peptidoglycan-binding domain-containing protein → MELKNNVAAAYPTLARRLEASMQAAYGPAIQPVAPQGLGQDAWVPTTLPTHLNTRMQDMIQRLHTLLHETKTPPPAPTKPPAQPPAQPSAPATYTVQKGDSLSKIAKQLLGDGARWPELYEANRATLSNPDRIFPGQQLIVPGAKAPNTTQPPAPSGPAPAAPPRSGSGSLATLGIPLSDEEIAKALNVPLENIKANLPYVVDALKEHGITSEDAVISVLATIAVETGNFKPITEYASGDAYEGRRDLGNTQRGDGRRYKGRGYIQITGRYNYEKYGKQLGVDLVGNPSLALDPKIAAQILARYFKDRNIAAKAERGDVEGVRRAVNGGTNGLARFESAVNKLEAYA, encoded by the coding sequence ATGGAACTGAAGAACAACGTCGCTGCCGCCTATCCCACCCTGGCACGCCGCCTTGAGGCCTCCATGCAGGCTGCATACGGCCCCGCGATTCAACCCGTCGCGCCTCAGGGCCTCGGCCAGGACGCCTGGGTGCCCACCACCCTGCCGACCCACCTCAACACCCGCATGCAGGACATGATCCAGCGCCTGCACACCCTCTTGCACGAGACGAAGACGCCCCCGCCCGCTCCGACCAAGCCGCCTGCGCAGCCGCCTGCACAGCCGTCAGCCCCTGCGACCTACACGGTCCAGAAGGGCGACTCCCTCTCGAAGATCGCCAAGCAGCTTTTAGGTGACGGCGCCCGCTGGCCCGAACTCTACGAGGCCAACCGCGCCACCCTCTCGAACCCCGACCGGATCTTCCCCGGCCAGCAGCTGATCGTGCCGGGCGCCAAGGCCCCCAATACCACCCAGCCTCCTGCGCCTTCGGGCCCTGCCCCTGCCGCGCCGCCCCGTTCCGGCAGCGGCTCTCTCGCCACGCTTGGCATCCCGCTGAGTGACGAGGAGATCGCCAAGGCCCTGAACGTGCCGCTCGAGAACATCAAGGCGAACCTGCCCTACGTCGTGGACGCCCTCAAGGAGCACGGCATCACCTCCGAGGACGCTGTCATCTCGGTGCTCGCCACCATCGCGGTCGAGACCGGCAACTTCAAGCCCATCACCGAGTACGCGAGCGGTGACGCCTACGAGGGCCGCAGGGATCTGGGCAACACCCAGCGCGGCGACGGCCGACGCTACAAGGGGCGTGGCTACATCCAGATCACCGGCCGCTACAACTACGAGAAGTACGGCAAGCAGCTCGGTGTCGACCTGGTGGGCAATCCCAGCCTCGCGTTGGACCCCAAGATCGCGGCCCAGATCCTCGCGCGCTACTTCAAGGACCGCAACATCGCGGCCAAGGCCGAGCGGGGCGACGTTGAGGGGGTGCGCCGGGCGGTCAACGGCGGCACCAACGGGCTTGCGCGCTTCGAATCGGCGGTCAACAAGCTCGAGGCCTACGCGTAG
- a CDS encoding FHIPEP family type III secretion protein, whose amino-acid sequence MVGAMGGGKGVPIRDFVIAGLMVAILGILFLPLPVWMLDVLIVLNIVMAIIIVFVALYIVRPLDFATFPSMLLLTALYRLSLSVATTRSILLHAEAGNVIHTMAEFVMGGNYIVGIIIFIILIIVNFIVITEGSKRIAEVAARFTLDAMPGKQMSIDADLAAGLIDGNQAKQRREDLVREANFFGAMDGANKFVKGDVIASIILIVVNIVGGILIGILMKKMDVMTALAKYAILTVGDGLVGLIPGILISISAGLVSSRSASDQNLAADIKQQVFSNPKSMGVAAAVTFLIAWVPGFPKFLFIPLALALGASAFLSVRKSIMPAGGVSDDFGMPMDDMMDDYAPESEEDLKNPENVMKMLGVPPLTLELGLDLVPLVDPGLGGELMDRVVPMRVNIALDLGFVMPGIQFKDNLNLRPNAYQLLVKGNVVATGELLVGYMLAIQQSTTDTSQELVGFPTTDPAFGKPAVWVAGAEAQRAAQLGYLIQDPTNVLTAHMEHTVRSYAHEILSREEVQMMLNRLKEKAPVTVKDLVPEILSLSEVQRVLQGLIREGVSIRDLATILERLADYGKMTKDIFLLNEMIRQQLSRQICASLATEEGVIEVITLDPGVENTIQGSITNTPLGPQAAVNPQIMQLILARLAAVQQEAVARGSNPVLLTNPTIRPHVKGLIERNFPTMAVISYAEINAKFKVQSVGQVSIAVGVN is encoded by the coding sequence ATGGTCGGCGCCATGGGGGGAGGCAAGGGGGTCCCGATCCGGGACTTCGTGATCGCGGGCCTGATGGTCGCGATCCTCGGCATCCTGTTCTTGCCGCTGCCGGTCTGGATGCTGGACGTCTTGATCGTCCTGAACATCGTCATGGCGATCATCATCGTCTTCGTGGCGCTGTACATCGTCAGGCCGCTGGACTTCGCGACCTTCCCGTCCATGCTGCTGCTGACGGCGCTCTACCGATTATCCCTCTCGGTCGCAACCACGCGCTCGATCCTCCTCCACGCCGAGGCCGGCAACGTGATCCACACCATGGCCGAGTTCGTCATGGGCGGCAACTACATCGTCGGCATCATCATCTTCATCATCCTGATCATCGTCAACTTCATCGTCATCACCGAGGGCTCCAAGCGTATCGCCGAGGTCGCGGCCCGCTTCACCCTGGACGCCATGCCAGGTAAGCAGATGTCCATCGACGCGGACCTGGCGGCCGGCCTGATCGACGGCAACCAGGCCAAGCAGCGGCGCGAGGACCTGGTCCGCGAAGCCAACTTCTTCGGGGCCATGGACGGCGCCAACAAGTTCGTGAAGGGCGACGTCATCGCCTCGATCATCCTGATCGTCGTCAACATCGTGGGCGGCATCCTGATCGGCATCCTGATGAAGAAGATGGACGTGATGACGGCGCTCGCCAAGTACGCCATCCTCACGGTCGGTGACGGCCTGGTGGGCCTCATCCCGGGTATCCTGATCTCGATCTCGGCGGGTCTGGTCAGCTCGCGCTCGGCCTCGGACCAGAACCTCGCGGCGGACATCAAGCAGCAGGTCTTCTCCAACCCCAAGAGCATGGGCGTGGCGGCGGCCGTCACCTTCCTGATCGCCTGGGTGCCGGGCTTCCCCAAGTTCCTCTTCATCCCCCTCGCGCTGGCGCTGGGGGCTTCGGCCTTCCTCTCCGTGCGCAAGTCCATAATGCCCGCGGGCGGCGTGTCCGACGACTTCGGCATGCCCATGGACGATATGATGGACGACTACGCGCCCGAGTCGGAGGAGGACCTCAAGAACCCCGAGAACGTCATGAAGATGCTCGGGGTGCCGCCCTTGACCCTGGAGCTTGGCCTGGACCTGGTGCCCCTGGTGGACCCTGGCCTCGGCGGCGAGCTGATGGACCGCGTGGTGCCCATGCGCGTCAACATCGCGCTGGATCTGGGCTTCGTCATGCCGGGCATCCAGTTCAAGGACAACCTGAACCTCAGACCCAACGCCTACCAGCTCCTGGTCAAGGGCAACGTGGTCGCCACCGGCGAGCTCTTGGTCGGCTACATGCTCGCTATCCAGCAGAGCACCACCGACACCAGCCAGGAGCTCGTGGGCTTCCCGACCACCGACCCCGCCTTCGGCAAGCCCGCGGTGTGGGTGGCCGGCGCCGAGGCCCAGCGCGCTGCTCAGCTCGGCTATCTGATCCAGGATCCCACCAACGTGCTGACCGCCCACATGGAGCACACGGTCCGCTCGTACGCGCACGAGATCCTGAGCCGCGAGGAGGTCCAGATGATGCTGAACCGCCTCAAGGAGAAGGCCCCGGTCACGGTCAAGGACCTGGTGCCCGAGATCCTCTCGCTGTCCGAGGTCCAGCGCGTCCTCCAGGGCCTGATCCGCGAAGGGGTGAGCATCCGCGACCTGGCGACCATCCTGGAGCGCCTCGCCGACTACGGCAAGATGACCAAGGACATCTTCCTGCTCAACGAGATGATCCGCCAGCAGCTCTCGCGCCAGATCTGCGCGAGCCTCGCGACCGAAGAGGGCGTGATCGAGGTCATCACGCTGGATCCGGGCGTGGAGAACACGATCCAGGGCTCGATCACCAACACCCCGCTGGGACCGCAGGCGGCGGTCAACCCGCAGATCATGCAGCTCATCCTGGCGCGCCTCGCGGCCGTCCAGCAGGAGGCGGTGGCGCGCGGCTCCAACCCGGTGCTGCTCACCAACCCGACCATCCGGCCGCACGTCAAAGGCCTCATCGAGCGCAACTTCCCGACCATGGCCGTCATCTCGTACGCCGAGATCAACGCCAAGTTCAAGGTCCAGTCGGTCGGTCAGGTCTCGATCGCGGTGGGCGTGAACTAA